In the Gorilla gorilla gorilla isolate KB3781 chromosome 10, NHGRI_mGorGor1-v2.1_pri, whole genome shotgun sequence genome, one interval contains:
- the LRRC23 gene encoding leucine-rich repeat-containing protein 23 isoform X4 translates to MSDEDDLEDSEPDQDDSEKEEDEKETEEGEDYRKEGEEFPEEWLPTPLTEDMMKEGLSLLCKTGNGLAHAYVKLEVKERDLTDIYLLRSYIHLRYVDISENHLTDLSPLNYLTHLLWLKADGNRLRSAQLNELPYLQIASFAYNQITDTEGISHPRLETLNLKGNSIHTVTGLDPEKLISLHTVELRGNQLESTLGINLPKLKNLYLAQNMLKKVEGLEDLSNLTTLHLRDNQIDTLSGFSREMKSLQYLNLRRSKTLAFRPDQTPRGGHYMYDRGQRMTLFAPKLEIHHNLKPRICSVPVLWAVWGAEWGA, encoded by the exons ATGTCAGATGAAGATGATCTAGAAGACTCTGAGCCAGACCAGGATGATTCTGAGAAAGAAGAGGACGAGAAGGAGACAGAGGAGGGGGAGGACTACAGAAAAGAGGGGGAAGAGTTCCCTGAGGAA TGGCTGCCCACCCCCCTCACGGAGGACATGATGAAGGAAGGGCTTTCTCTGCTCTGTAAGACAGGCAATGGGCTGGCTCATGCTTATGTCAAGCTGGAGGTTAAAGAGAG GGACCTGACAGACATCTACTTGCTGCGCTCCTACATCCATCTGCGCTATGTGGATATTTCTGAGAACCACCTGACAGACCTGTCTCCACTCAACTACCTCACCCACCTGCTCTGGCTCAAGGCTGATGGCAATCGGCTGCGAAGTGCCCAGCTGAATGAACTGCCCTACCTGCAGATTGCTAGTTTTGCTTATAACCAGATTACTGACACTGAAGGCATCTCTCATCCTCGTCTTGAAACCCTGAATCTCAAAG GGAACAGCATCCACACGGTGACAGGTCTGGACCCCGAGAAGTTGATCAGCCTGCACACAGTGGAGCTTCGGGGGAACCAGCTGGAAAGCACCCTGGGAATCAATCTTCCTAAGCTGAAGAACCTCTACCTG GCCCAAAACATGCTGAAGAAGGTGGAAGGCTTGGAGGATCTGAGCAATCTCACCACCTTGCATCTTCGAGACAACCAGATTGACACCCTGAGTGGCTTCtccagagaaatgaaatcattgcAGTACCTCAACCTGAG GAGGTCAAAGACGCTGGCCTTCAGACCTGATCAGACTCCCAGGGGCGGCCACTACATGTATGACAGAGGACAGAGGATGACTCTTTTTGCCCCAAAGCTGGAAATTCATCACAACCTGAAGCCCAGGATCTGCTCTGTGCCGGTCCTCTGGGCAGTGTGGGGTGCAGAATGGGGTGCCTAG
- the LRRC23 gene encoding leucine-rich repeat-containing protein 23 isoform X2: protein MSDEDDLEDSEPDQDDSEKEEDEKETEEGEDYRKEGEEFPEEWLPTPLTEDMMKEGLSLLCKTGNGLAHAYVKLEVKERDLTDIYLLRSYIHLRYVDISENHLTDLSPLNYLTHLLWLKADGNRLRSAQLNELPYLQIASFAYNQITDTEGISHPRLETLNLKGNSIHTVTGLDPEKLISLHTVELRGNQLESTLGINLPKLKNLYLAQNMLKKVEGLEDLSNLTTLHLRDNQIDTLSGFSREMKSLQYLNLRGNMVANLGELAKLRDLPKLRALVLLDNPCTDETSYRQEALVQMPYLERLDKEFYEEEERAEADEIRQRLKEEKEQEPEPERDLEPEQSLI from the exons ATGTCAGATGAAGATGATCTAGAAGACTCTGAGCCAGACCAGGATGATTCTGAGAAAGAAGAGGACGAGAAGGAGACAGAGGAGGGGGAGGACTACAGAAAAGAGGGGGAAGAGTTCCCTGAGGAA TGGCTGCCCACCCCCCTCACGGAGGACATGATGAAGGAAGGGCTTTCTCTGCTCTGTAAGACAGGCAATGGGCTGGCTCATGCTTATGTCAAGCTGGAGGTTAAAGAGAG GGACCTGACAGACATCTACTTGCTGCGCTCCTACATCCATCTGCGCTATGTGGATATTTCTGAGAACCACCTGACAGACCTGTCTCCACTCAACTACCTCACCCACCTGCTCTGGCTCAAGGCTGATGGCAATCGGCTGCGAAGTGCCCAGCTGAATGAACTGCCCTACCTGCAGATTGCTAGTTTTGCTTATAACCAGATTACTGACACTGAAGGCATCTCTCATCCTCGTCTTGAAACCCTGAATCTCAAAG GGAACAGCATCCACACGGTGACAGGTCTGGACCCCGAGAAGTTGATCAGCCTGCACACAGTGGAGCTTCGGGGGAACCAGCTGGAAAGCACCCTGGGAATCAATCTTCCTAAGCTGAAGAACCTCTACCTG GCCCAAAACATGCTGAAGAAGGTGGAAGGCTTGGAGGATCTGAGCAATCTCACCACCTTGCATCTTCGAGACAACCAGATTGACACCCTGAGTGGCTTCtccagagaaatgaaatcattgcAGTACCTCAACCTGAG GGGCAACATGGTGGCCAACCTGGGGGAGCTGGCCAAGCTTCGAGACCTGCCCAAGCTGCGAGCGTTGGTGCTGCTCGATAACCCATGCACGGACGAAACCAGCTACCGCCAGGAGGCCCTGGTGCAGATGCCATACCTTGAACGCCTGGACAAGGAATTCTATGAGGAGGAGGAACGGGCTGAGGCTGATGAGATTCGACAGAGgctgaaggaagaaaaggagcagGAGCCTGAGCCCGAGCGTGACCTGGAACCCGAACAGTCATTGATCTAG
- the LRRC23 gene encoding leucine-rich repeat-containing protein 23 isoform X3 — protein MSDEDDLEDSEPDQDDSEKEEDEKETEEGEDYRKEGEEFPEEWLPTPLTEDMMKEGLSLLCKTGNGLAHAYVKLEVKERDLTDIYLLRSYIHLRYVDISENHLTDLSPLNYLTHLLWLKADGNRLRSAQLNELPYLQIASFAYNQITDTEGISHPRLETLNLKGNSIHTVTGLDPEKLISLHTVELRGNQLESTLGINLPKLKNLYLMHHPPKAFTCSATQKLSGPSPLGFSWKLHDAQNMLKKVEGLEDLSNLTTLHLRDNQIDTLSGFSREMKSLQYLNLRRSKTLAFRPDQTPRGGHYMYDRGQRMTLFAPKLEIHHNLKPRICSVPVLWAVWGAEWGA, from the exons ATGTCAGATGAAGATGATCTAGAAGACTCTGAGCCAGACCAGGATGATTCTGAGAAAGAAGAGGACGAGAAGGAGACAGAGGAGGGGGAGGACTACAGAAAAGAGGGGGAAGAGTTCCCTGAGGAA TGGCTGCCCACCCCCCTCACGGAGGACATGATGAAGGAAGGGCTTTCTCTGCTCTGTAAGACAGGCAATGGGCTGGCTCATGCTTATGTCAAGCTGGAGGTTAAAGAGAG GGACCTGACAGACATCTACTTGCTGCGCTCCTACATCCATCTGCGCTATGTGGATATTTCTGAGAACCACCTGACAGACCTGTCTCCACTCAACTACCTCACCCACCTGCTCTGGCTCAAGGCTGATGGCAATCGGCTGCGAAGTGCCCAGCTGAATGAACTGCCCTACCTGCAGATTGCTAGTTTTGCTTATAACCAGATTACTGACACTGAAGGCATCTCTCATCCTCGTCTTGAAACCCTGAATCTCAAAG GGAACAGCATCCACACGGTGACAGGTCTGGACCCCGAGAAGTTGATCAGCCTGCACACAGTGGAGCTTCGGGGGAACCAGCTGGAAAGCACCCTGGGAATCAATCTTCCTAAGCTGAAGAACCTCTACCTG ATGCATCACCCTCCAAAAGCTTTCACGTGTTCAGCTACCCAGAAGCTCTCTGGACCCAGTCCTCTTGGCTTTTCATGGAAGCTTCATGAT GCCCAAAACATGCTGAAGAAGGTGGAAGGCTTGGAGGATCTGAGCAATCTCACCACCTTGCATCTTCGAGACAACCAGATTGACACCCTGAGTGGCTTCtccagagaaatgaaatcattgcAGTACCTCAACCTGAG GAGGTCAAAGACGCTGGCCTTCAGACCTGATCAGACTCCCAGGGGCGGCCACTACATGTATGACAGAGGACAGAGGATGACTCTTTTTGCCCCAAAGCTGGAAATTCATCACAACCTGAAGCCCAGGATCTGCTCTGTGCCGGTCCTCTGGGCAGTGTGGGGTGCAGAATGGGGTGCCTAG
- the LRRC23 gene encoding leucine-rich repeat-containing protein 23 isoform X1, translating to MSDEDDLEDSEPDQDDSEKEEDEKETEEGEDYRKEGEEFPEEWLPTPLTEDMMKEGLSLLCKTGNGLAHAYVKLEVKERDLTDIYLLRSYIHLRYVDISENHLTDLSPLNYLTHLLWLKADGNRLRSAQLNELPYLQIASFAYNQITDTEGISHPRLETLNLKGNSIHTVTGLDPEKLISLHTVELRGNQLESTLGINLPKLKNLYLMHHPPKAFTCSATQKLSGPSPLGFSWKLHDAQNMLKKVEGLEDLSNLTTLHLRDNQIDTLSGFSREMKSLQYLNLRGNMVANLGELAKLRDLPKLRALVLLDNPCTDETSYRQEALVQMPYLERLDKEFYEEEERAEADEIRQRLKEEKEQEPEPERDLEPEQSLI from the exons ATGTCAGATGAAGATGATCTAGAAGACTCTGAGCCAGACCAGGATGATTCTGAGAAAGAAGAGGACGAGAAGGAGACAGAGGAGGGGGAGGACTACAGAAAAGAGGGGGAAGAGTTCCCTGAGGAA TGGCTGCCCACCCCCCTCACGGAGGACATGATGAAGGAAGGGCTTTCTCTGCTCTGTAAGACAGGCAATGGGCTGGCTCATGCTTATGTCAAGCTGGAGGTTAAAGAGAG GGACCTGACAGACATCTACTTGCTGCGCTCCTACATCCATCTGCGCTATGTGGATATTTCTGAGAACCACCTGACAGACCTGTCTCCACTCAACTACCTCACCCACCTGCTCTGGCTCAAGGCTGATGGCAATCGGCTGCGAAGTGCCCAGCTGAATGAACTGCCCTACCTGCAGATTGCTAGTTTTGCTTATAACCAGATTACTGACACTGAAGGCATCTCTCATCCTCGTCTTGAAACCCTGAATCTCAAAG GGAACAGCATCCACACGGTGACAGGTCTGGACCCCGAGAAGTTGATCAGCCTGCACACAGTGGAGCTTCGGGGGAACCAGCTGGAAAGCACCCTGGGAATCAATCTTCCTAAGCTGAAGAACCTCTACCTG ATGCATCACCCTCCAAAAGCTTTCACGTGTTCAGCTACCCAGAAGCTCTCTGGACCCAGTCCTCTTGGCTTTTCATGGAAGCTTCATGAT GCCCAAAACATGCTGAAGAAGGTGGAAGGCTTGGAGGATCTGAGCAATCTCACCACCTTGCATCTTCGAGACAACCAGATTGACACCCTGAGTGGCTTCtccagagaaatgaaatcattgcAGTACCTCAACCTGAG GGGCAACATGGTGGCCAACCTGGGGGAGCTGGCCAAGCTTCGAGACCTGCCCAAGCTGCGAGCGTTGGTGCTGCTCGATAACCCATGCACGGACGAAACCAGCTACCGCCAGGAGGCCCTGGTGCAGATGCCATACCTTGAACGCCTGGACAAGGAATTCTATGAGGAGGAGGAACGGGCTGAGGCTGATGAGATTCGACAGAGgctgaaggaagaaaaggagcagGAGCCTGAGCCCGAGCGTGACCTGGAACCCGAACAGTCATTGATCTAG